The following proteins are co-located in the Trichocoleus sp. FACHB-46 genome:
- the selD gene encoding selenide, water dikinase SelD: MMNPVSEPIVKDLVLVGGGHSHAIALRMLGMQPLSGVRITLLTEASDTPYSGMLPGHIAGFYSHDECHIDLRPLAQFAQAQLYLDRVVGLDLPNKRVICAHRPPVAFDVVSIDIGSTPTIPDIARALESSIPVKPIRRFLDHWDQLIEQVVENPEKPICIGIIGGGAGGVELSLAVQRHLHKVLRRSQQPPENLSLHLFQRGTVLMPGYSRWVSDRFYKILAQRGIHLHLGETVTEVQAHQVRCESGLTVACDYTFWVTQAAAPNWVKASGLATDAQGFIGVDENLRSLSHPFVFAAGDIATVKNHPRPKAGVFAVRQGKPLFENLRRTLSGQPLKPYIPQKRYLSLIGTSEDSDSNQHNAAIASWGSLGYEAPWLWQLKDAIDRRFMERFSQLPEMMQQPASTLTAQLQPESNSKIQNLMRCGGCGAKVGSSVLERVLQRIQQEYPQPSDRADILIGLDAPDDAAVLQIPADRVLVQTIDYFRSLINDPFVFGQISANHCLSDIFAMGAVPQSALALATVPYALEAKVEETLYQLLSGALKALHQAGAALIGGHTTEGAELAFGLSCNGLAERDRLLRKTGTQPGQVLILTKALGTGALFAADMQRRAKGRWIDAAVESMLQSNQAAAECLMQHQASACTDITGFGLLGHLAEMTQASQVAVEVKLEAIPLLAGARTVVEQGIVSSLQPQNLRAALKVQNWSKVSDRPESALLFDPQTSGGLLAAVPAERASDCISALQLLGYWQSRAIGGVLPSTSSPEPITIEL, translated from the coding sequence ATGATGAACCCAGTCTCTGAGCCGATCGTCAAAGATTTGGTGCTAGTGGGTGGAGGTCATAGCCATGCGATCGCCTTACGCATGTTGGGTATGCAACCTCTTTCTGGGGTGCGGATTACGCTTCTGACAGAAGCCTCAGACACTCCCTATTCCGGGATGCTGCCTGGACATATTGCGGGCTTTTATAGCCACGATGAATGCCATATCGACCTGCGACCCCTCGCTCAATTTGCTCAAGCGCAACTGTATCTCGATCGCGTGGTGGGCTTGGACTTACCAAACAAGCGAGTGATTTGTGCCCATCGCCCGCCTGTGGCTTTCGATGTCGTTTCTATTGATATTGGTAGTACCCCGACGATTCCAGACATTGCTAGGGCTCTGGAGTCGAGTATTCCAGTCAAGCCAATTCGTCGCTTTCTAGACCATTGGGATCAGCTGATTGAGCAGGTGGTAGAAAATCCTGAGAAACCAATCTGCATCGGAATTATCGGAGGTGGCGCGGGTGGCGTGGAACTGTCGCTTGCAGTCCAGCGACATCTGCACAAAGTTCTGAGGCGATCGCAACAACCCCCAGAAAATCTATCCCTGCATTTATTTCAGCGCGGAACCGTTTTGATGCCAGGGTATAGCCGTTGGGTGAGCGATCGCTTCTACAAAATCCTGGCTCAGCGCGGCATTCATCTCCACCTTGGAGAAACAGTCACTGAAGTCCAGGCACATCAAGTTAGGTGTGAATCGGGTTTGACGGTTGCTTGTGACTATACTTTTTGGGTCACGCAGGCTGCGGCACCAAACTGGGTAAAAGCATCTGGCTTAGCTACCGATGCTCAAGGCTTTATTGGAGTGGATGAAAATCTGCGATCGCTCTCTCATCCCTTCGTGTTTGCCGCCGGTGACATCGCCACAGTGAAAAATCATCCCCGACCTAAAGCTGGGGTGTTTGCAGTGCGTCAAGGCAAGCCCTTGTTTGAGAATTTGCGCCGAACCTTATCAGGCCAGCCGCTCAAGCCCTATATTCCCCAGAAGCGTTATCTCAGCTTAATCGGCACCAGTGAAGACTCTGACTCCAATCAACACAATGCAGCGATCGCCTCGTGGGGATCGTTGGGGTACGAGGCTCCTTGGTTGTGGCAACTCAAAGACGCGATCGATCGGCGGTTTATGGAGCGCTTCAGTCAACTGCCAGAGATGATGCAGCAGCCCGCCTCAACTCTTACTGCACAGTTACAGCCAGAATCTAATAGTAAAATTCAAAATCTCATGCGGTGTGGTGGCTGTGGAGCCAAGGTTGGTAGCAGCGTTTTAGAGCGAGTCCTCCAGCGCATTCAGCAAGAATATCCCCAGCCTAGCGATCGCGCCGATATTCTCATTGGGTTAGATGCCCCAGATGATGCAGCCGTCTTGCAGATACCTGCTGATCGAGTTTTGGTACAAACCATCGATTACTTTCGCTCTTTAATCAACGACCCGTTTGTGTTTGGTCAAATTAGCGCCAATCATTGCCTCAGCGATATTTTTGCGATGGGGGCTGTGCCGCAAAGTGCTTTGGCGCTCGCGACGGTTCCCTATGCCCTCGAAGCCAAGGTCGAGGAAACGCTCTACCAGTTGCTGTCTGGAGCACTCAAAGCTTTGCATCAGGCAGGCGCAGCGCTGATTGGGGGACACACGACAGAAGGAGCAGAATTGGCGTTTGGCTTGTCTTGCAATGGTTTAGCTGAGCGCGATCGCCTTTTGAGAAAAACGGGAACGCAGCCCGGACAAGTTCTGATTTTGACCAAAGCGTTAGGAACGGGAGCCTTGTTTGCGGCAGATATGCAGCGCCGAGCCAAAGGTCGTTGGATTGATGCGGCGGTAGAGTCAATGTTGCAGTCGAATCAAGCGGCGGCTGAATGCTTGATGCAACATCAAGCCAGCGCTTGCACAGATATTACGGGGTTTGGGCTGTTAGGACACTTGGCTGAGATGACCCAAGCTTCTCAAGTCGCGGTGGAAGTGAAGCTGGAAGCGATTCCGCTGTTGGCAGGGGCCAGAACGGTTGTAGAACAAGGTATTGTCAGTTCTCTGCAACCCCAAAACTTACGGGCTGCCTTGAAGGTGCAAAATTGGTCTAAAGTTAGCGATCGCCCAGAATCCGCTTTACTCTTTGATCCCCAAACTTCTGGTGGTCTGCTTGCTGCTGTTCCCGCAGAGCGAGCCAGTGATTGTATTAGCGCTCTTCAGTTATTGGGTTATTGGCAAAGTCGGGCGATCGGCGGCGTTCTCCCCTCCACTTCATCCCCTGAGCCGATTACGATCGAACTGTAG
- the yidD gene encoding membrane protein insertion efficiency factor YidD, producing MEVMKRLIIGSIRGYQILVSPLLLPACRFHPTCSQYALEAVERFGPWRGGGLALRRIARCHPFHPGGYDPVPPVTPATDADDEPSL from the coding sequence ATGGAAGTTATGAAGCGCTTAATCATTGGGTCAATTCGGGGTTATCAGATTTTAGTTTCGCCACTGTTGCTGCCTGCTTGCCGCTTTCACCCGACTTGCTCTCAGTATGCATTGGAAGCGGTAGAGCGGTTTGGCCCTTGGCGAGGTGGTGGATTAGCACTGCGCCGAATTGCTCGCTGTCACCCTTTCCATCCGGGTGGCTATGATCCAGTCCCTCCCGTAACGCCTGCTACTGATGCTGATGATGAACCCAGTCTCTGA
- the rpsD gene encoding 30S ribosomal protein S4: MSRYRGARLRVVRRLGDLPGLTRKSPRKAYPPGQHGQERKKKSEYGVRLEEKQKLRFNYGITERQLLRYVRKARRAAGSTGQTLLQLLEMRLDNTVFRLGMAPTIPAARQLVNHGHITVNGRPVDIASYQCRPGEVIGVRDRDRSRQLIEQNLQYPGLAHLPSHLEFDKGKLTGKVNGVIEREWIALQVNELLVVEYYSRQA, encoded by the coding sequence ATGTCGCGATATAGAGGCGCTCGCCTCAGAGTTGTGCGTCGTTTGGGTGACCTACCTGGCTTGACTCGGAAGTCTCCCAGAAAGGCATATCCACCTGGACAGCACGGTCAAGAACGCAAGAAGAAATCTGAATACGGTGTCCGTCTAGAAGAGAAGCAAAAGCTGCGCTTCAACTACGGTATCACCGAGAGACAGCTACTCCGCTATGTGCGGAAAGCTCGTCGGGCTGCGGGTTCTACCGGACAAACCCTGTTGCAGTTGCTAGAAATGCGCTTGGACAATACCGTTTTCCGTCTCGGTATGGCTCCTACGATTCCTGCTGCACGTCAGTTGGTCAACCACGGTCACATTACTGTGAATGGTCGTCCCGTAGATATCGCTAGCTATCAGTGCCGTCCCGGCGAAGTCATTGGTGTTAGAGACCGCGATCGCTCTCGTCAGTTGATTGAACAAAATCTACAGTATCCTGGCCTCGCTCACCTGCCTAGCCACTTAGAGTTCGACAAAGGCAAACTCACTGGCAAGGTAAATGGTGTGATTGAGCGGGAATGGATCGCACTCCAAGTCAACGAACTGCTTGTGGTTGAGTACTACTCTCGCCAAGCTTAA
- the moaA gene encoding GTP 3',8-cyclase MoaA, which translates to MNQVDYLRISLIDRCNFRCLYCMPEGTDLEYALQQNLLTHAELLTLINEVFVPVGFTRFRLTGGEPLIRPGVVDIVRAIAALPETQDLSMTTNGFLLADLAQELYDAGLRRINISLDSLEPETFDKIIGHRGRSRWQQVWDGIQAAHRVGFNPLKLNVVVIPGVNDQEVLDLAALSLDREWHIRFIEFMPIGNASLFGDRGWIASEELRQQIRDRWGLTEGEVRGNGPADVFRIPGAQGTLGFISQMSECFCDRCNRMRLSADGWLRPCLLNEDEQIDLKTALRSGVSTTQLRAQVRKLLQLKPEINFKQRDSGTQSGAYSRTMSQIGG; encoded by the coding sequence ATGAATCAGGTAGATTACCTTCGCATCAGCTTGATCGATCGCTGCAATTTCCGGTGCCTATACTGCATGCCGGAGGGGACAGACTTAGAGTACGCACTTCAGCAAAACTTGCTAACTCATGCTGAGTTGCTCACTTTAATCAACGAAGTGTTTGTTCCAGTTGGGTTTACTCGGTTTCGCTTGACTGGAGGCGAACCCTTGATTCGTCCAGGGGTGGTGGATATTGTTAGGGCGATCGCGGCTTTGCCAGAAACTCAAGATCTATCCATGACCACCAATGGTTTTTTGTTGGCAGACCTAGCGCAGGAGCTTTACGATGCGGGTTTGCGACGAATCAATATTAGTTTGGATTCTCTAGAGCCAGAAACCTTCGACAAGATTATTGGTCATCGGGGGCGATCGCGTTGGCAGCAAGTTTGGGACGGTATTCAAGCGGCTCATCGAGTTGGGTTTAACCCGCTGAAGCTGAATGTCGTGGTGATCCCGGGCGTAAATGACCAAGAAGTTTTAGACTTGGCGGCTCTGAGCCTCGATCGCGAGTGGCACATCCGGTTTATTGAATTTATGCCGATTGGCAATGCTTCGTTGTTTGGCGATCGCGGTTGGATTGCTTCAGAGGAATTAAGACAGCAGATTCGCGATCGCTGGGGTCTGACGGAAGGGGAAGTGCGAGGAAACGGCCCCGCTGATGTCTTTCGTATTCCTGGAGCCCAAGGAACCCTAGGCTTTATTAGTCAAATGTCCGAGTGTTTTTGCGATCGCTGCAATCGCATGCGGCTCTCTGCCGATGGTTGGCTACGCCCCTGTCTGCTGAACGAAGATGAGCAAATTGACTTAAAAACTGCTTTGCGCTCTGGGGTATCTACCACTCAGTTACGTGCTCAAGTCAGAAAACTTCTGCAACTCAAGCCCGAAATTAACTTCAAGCAACGCGACTCTGGAACTCAGTCGGGTGCTTATAGTCGCACGATGTCTCAAATTGGCGGCTAA
- a CDS encoding MFS transporter, whose translation MLRQAVDLTTVEVAAVPVSGILDPVADPESITISRKPSKQAIRTSLRASTLDGVFATIFSNVAGGVLLSNFLVELDASPVELGMLASIPLLANLLQPLGAYLANRTTSRHRYGLWIYAPARLLWLILVLGIGVASLQPTPPHLLVQWALAIVVLTHFLGALGGASWFSWVAALVPRQLRGRYFGIRNSAISLTNLLSVPLVGLAVTAWPGGSIQGYGVLLFLGVIVGLVSIGFQYWMVDVNPQAQQQEHADSLAQESADLDAVAAAEPSKSKSFWQDRNFLMFLLYFALWGFSVNLSAPFFNIYLLDTLSLDVNWVTTYTSLGAGANLLMLVLWGRLADRIGNRPILVLVGILVAVTPLLWLGTGTDLTSLLVWFPLLHILAGGTWAAIDLCINNIQLGVAPVQHQATYFAIAGAVAGVSGALGTTAGGFLIEFTNSGGILGLFALSSVIRLAAILPLLFVREQRPRSVRQAVQALAQSLSNALRIPKRSPLLLKPQAVAVEATTFPDQAQ comes from the coding sequence ATGCTGAGACAAGCAGTGGATTTGACAACTGTTGAGGTGGCAGCGGTTCCTGTATCTGGGATTTTAGATCCGGTTGCCGATCCGGAATCTATAACGATCTCTCGCAAACCTTCTAAGCAAGCAATTCGGACTAGCCTCAGAGCCTCTACCCTAGATGGTGTTTTTGCGACCATCTTCTCGAATGTGGCAGGTGGGGTTTTACTCAGCAACTTCTTGGTGGAGCTGGATGCCAGTCCTGTAGAGCTAGGGATGTTGGCCTCAATTCCACTGCTAGCCAATCTGCTGCAACCTTTGGGAGCTTACTTAGCCAACCGCACTACCAGCCGCCACCGCTACGGTTTGTGGATTTATGCTCCGGCTAGATTGCTCTGGTTGATTCTGGTCCTTGGCATTGGAGTCGCCAGTCTTCAGCCAACTCCTCCCCATCTTTTAGTGCAATGGGCTTTGGCGATCGTTGTGCTGACTCATTTCTTAGGAGCTTTGGGGGGAGCCTCTTGGTTCAGTTGGGTGGCAGCGCTAGTACCTCGACAACTACGGGGACGCTATTTTGGTATTCGCAATAGTGCCATTAGCTTGACTAACCTGCTTAGTGTCCCTTTGGTGGGGCTGGCGGTGACGGCTTGGCCAGGAGGTAGCATCCAAGGGTATGGGGTGTTGCTATTCTTGGGCGTGATTGTTGGCTTGGTGAGCATTGGGTTTCAGTACTGGATGGTGGATGTCAATCCTCAAGCGCAGCAACAAGAACATGCTGACTCATTGGCCCAGGAATCTGCTGATTTGGATGCAGTTGCAGCAGCTGAGCCTTCTAAGAGTAAAAGCTTTTGGCAAGACAGAAACTTCTTGATGTTCTTGCTCTACTTTGCCTTGTGGGGTTTCTCAGTCAACTTAAGCGCTCCTTTTTTTAACATTTATCTGTTGGATACCCTGTCCTTAGATGTCAATTGGGTGACTACTTATACGAGCCTGGGAGCGGGAGCTAATTTACTCATGCTGGTGCTGTGGGGCAGATTAGCCGATCGCATTGGGAATCGACCGATCCTTGTATTAGTGGGCATTTTAGTTGCGGTTACTCCCTTGCTGTGGCTGGGGACAGGGACTGATTTAACATCCCTACTCGTTTGGTTTCCGCTACTGCATATTCTGGCGGGAGGTACTTGGGCCGCGATCGATCTGTGCATCAATAACATTCAGCTAGGAGTTGCACCCGTCCAGCATCAGGCTACCTATTTCGCGATCGCCGGGGCTGTAGCAGGAGTCAGCGGAGCTTTAGGAACGACCGCAGGAGGATTTCTGATCGAGTTCACCAACTCTGGTGGCATCTTGGGGCTGTTTGCCCTCTCTAGCGTCATTCGCTTAGCGGCAATTTTGCCCTTGCTATTTGTCCGGGAGCAACGTCCACGTTCAGTTCGCCAGGCGGTGCAAGCTCTCGCACAGAGTTTGAGTAACGCCTTGAGAATACCGAAGCGATCGCCCCTACTCCTCAAACCACAAGCTGTAGCAGTAGAAGCCACCACCTTCCCAGATCAGGCACAATAA
- a CDS encoding STAS domain-containing protein — MKTVINSTTNTLNSDAIGVEEEATTPTVVLQPQGCLNTASSPGFQQELEQALAGAASAVIVDLLHVEAVEPAGVSVLLAGIKLATSLNKSLSIWSMSRVTRVALETEWGRQRAATLGTWSDLCKQEFELFLRTNSWARKQSVAAQAVAAQAAAKIPVNIPVPRRMSYVAGSTDLEMRTQQTA, encoded by the coding sequence ATGAAAACCGTCATAAACTCGACTACGAATACTCTTAACTCCGATGCGATCGGCGTAGAAGAGGAGGCTACGACTCCTACTGTTGTGCTGCAACCGCAGGGTTGTTTAAACACGGCTAGTAGTCCAGGATTTCAACAGGAGCTAGAGCAGGCACTGGCAGGGGCAGCGAGTGCAGTGATTGTAGATTTGTTGCATGTAGAGGCAGTAGAGCCAGCAGGAGTGAGCGTCCTGTTAGCAGGAATTAAGCTGGCGACGAGCTTGAACAAATCTCTATCTATCTGGTCCATGAGCCGGGTGACGCGGGTGGCCTTGGAAACGGAGTGGGGTCGTCAGCGTGCCGCGACTTTAGGAACTTGGAGCGACTTGTGCAAGCAGGAATTTGAGCTGTTTTTGCGTACCAACAGTTGGGCTCGGAAGCAATCAGTGGCAGCTCAAGCAGTAGCGGCTCAAGCGGCGGCTAAAATCCCGGTAAACATCCCTGTTCCACGACGCATGAGTTATGTAGCTGGCAGTACTGACCTAGAAATGCGAACGCAGCAGACTGCTTAG
- the cbiD gene encoding cobalt-precorrin-5B (C(1))-methyltransferase CbiD, which translates to MTELRAGYTLPVFAAAAAIAALRWLRQGPQSISSVDLDLVEPAETVTIPIAQVAGLTSNSALAIAHSDPGDNLDLTRDTPIWALVEWGAVDQPEVVVIQGGEGVGRQIKAENQENQAAIYAYAQRLLHTNLERQLTLGEKIRVTIILPGGRALAERTSNAAFGVVEGLSLLGTTGISQPLSAPGQLKAFSEALHTKQSYFDGLVFCVGENGLDLATQIGINPNRLVKTANWLGPMLVEAGLAGVQAVLLFGYHGKLIKLAGGIFHTHHHVADGRLEILTAHCANLGLPSETLPTVFASSTAEAALNYLRSLDTSSGTNWVPQVYGAIAQQIDQRCQAYIYTHSERTVQVGSILFDRDRHILVRSEIAQKLLSQVC; encoded by the coding sequence TTGACCGAATTACGAGCTGGATACACGCTGCCTGTCTTTGCTGCCGCTGCCGCGATCGCTGCCTTACGATGGCTCCGCCAAGGCCCCCAAAGCATCTCTTCCGTTGACCTAGATTTAGTCGAGCCTGCTGAAACGGTGACAATTCCCATTGCCCAGGTGGCTGGACTCACGTCCAACTCGGCTCTAGCGATCGCCCACAGCGACCCTGGCGATAACTTAGACCTGACTCGCGATACCCCTATTTGGGCTTTAGTCGAGTGGGGCGCTGTAGACCAGCCAGAGGTAGTAGTGATTCAAGGTGGGGAAGGTGTGGGACGACAGATTAAGGCTGAAAACCAAGAGAATCAGGCAGCGATCTATGCCTATGCTCAGCGGCTTTTGCACACTAACTTGGAGCGGCAGTTAACTCTAGGCGAAAAAATTCGAGTCACCATTATTCTGCCAGGGGGACGAGCTTTAGCAGAGCGTACTTCTAACGCAGCCTTTGGAGTCGTAGAAGGATTATCTCTCCTTGGCACTACAGGTATTTCTCAGCCTTTGAGTGCCCCTGGACAACTCAAAGCATTTAGCGAAGCGCTACACACCAAGCAATCTTATTTCGATGGCTTGGTCTTCTGCGTGGGAGAGAACGGGCTAGACTTAGCCACTCAGATAGGTATCAACCCGAATCGTTTGGTTAAAACTGCGAACTGGCTCGGTCCTATGTTGGTCGAAGCAGGCTTAGCAGGAGTACAAGCGGTTCTGTTATTTGGCTATCACGGCAAATTAATTAAGTTGGCTGGCGGCATCTTTCACACTCATCACCATGTCGCTGACGGGCGCTTGGAAATCTTGACTGCTCACTGTGCGAACCTAGGACTACCGAGCGAAACCCTACCCACCGTCTTTGCCAGTTCTACAGCTGAAGCTGCTTTAAACTACTTGCGATCGCTCGACACCAGCTCTGGCACTAATTGGGTGCCACAAGTTTATGGGGCGATCGCCCAACAAATTGATCAGCGCTGCCAAGCCTACATCTACACCCATAGCGAGCGCACTGTTCAAGTTGGCTCAATTTTGTTCGATCGCGATCGCCACATTTTAGTGCGAAGCGAAATCGCGCAGAAATTATTGTCCCAAGTCTGTTAA
- the guaA gene encoding glutamine-hydrolyzing GMP synthase gives MDRQIIVILDFGSQYSELIARRIRETQVYSEVISYRTTAEQLRQLNPKGIILSGGPSSVYDQGAPQCDPEIWQLGIPVLGVCYGMQLMVQQLGGEVERADRGEYGKAALVIDDPTDLLTNVDDGTTMWMSHGDSVTKLPDGFELLAHTDNTSCAAIAHHERKLYGVQFHPEVVHSLGGMPLIRNFVYHICQAEPTWTTAAFVEQSIREIRAKVGDKRVLLALSGGVDSSTLAFLMHRAIGDQLTCMFIDQGFMRKYEPERLVKLFEEQFHINVAYVNARERFLAAVDGITDPEEKRKRIGHEFIRVFEEESRRLGPFDYLAQGTLYPDVIESADTNVDPKTGERVAVKIKSHHNVGGLPKDLCFKLVEPLRKLFKDEVRKLGRSVGLPEEIVQRHPFPGPGLAIRILGEITEERLEILRDADLIVRQEINRRGIYHDFWQAFAVLLPVRSVGVMGDQRTYAYPIVLRLVSSEDGMTADWSRVPYDLLETISNRIVNEVPGVNRVVYDITSKPPGTIEWE, from the coding sequence CTGGATCGACAAATTATTGTCATTTTAGACTTCGGCTCTCAGTACTCAGAGCTGATTGCTCGTCGGATTCGCGAAACTCAGGTTTACTCTGAGGTCATCTCTTATCGCACCACGGCGGAACAGCTACGGCAGCTCAACCCCAAAGGCATTATTCTCTCTGGCGGTCCCAGCTCGGTCTATGACCAGGGCGCTCCTCAGTGTGATCCAGAGATTTGGCAGTTGGGCATTCCAGTTCTGGGAGTCTGCTATGGCATGCAGTTGATGGTGCAACAGCTCGGTGGCGAAGTGGAGCGGGCCGATCGCGGGGAATATGGCAAAGCAGCTCTCGTGATTGATGATCCCACTGACTTGCTCACCAATGTGGACGATGGCACCACGATGTGGATGAGTCATGGCGACTCGGTGACGAAGTTACCAGATGGCTTTGAATTGCTGGCGCACACAGATAATACTTCCTGTGCGGCGATCGCTCACCACGAGAGGAAGTTGTATGGCGTGCAATTCCACCCAGAGGTGGTGCATTCCCTCGGCGGCATGCCGTTGATTCGCAACTTTGTTTATCACATCTGCCAAGCAGAACCGACTTGGACCACCGCTGCTTTCGTCGAACAATCGATTCGAGAAATTCGGGCCAAGGTTGGTGATAAGCGAGTGTTGCTGGCTCTCTCTGGTGGCGTTGACTCTTCGACGTTAGCTTTCTTGATGCACCGAGCCATCGGCGATCAGCTCACTTGTATGTTTATCGATCAAGGTTTCATGCGCAAGTATGAGCCAGAACGATTGGTGAAGCTGTTTGAGGAGCAATTCCACATCAATGTTGCCTACGTCAATGCCCGCGAGCGCTTCTTAGCCGCAGTGGATGGAATTACCGATCCTGAAGAAAAGCGCAAGCGGATTGGTCATGAGTTCATCCGCGTATTTGAAGAAGAATCCAGACGGCTAGGGCCTTTCGACTACTTAGCTCAGGGTACTCTCTACCCGGATGTGATTGAGTCTGCGGATACTAATGTTGATCCAAAGACAGGCGAACGGGTAGCAGTCAAAATCAAGAGTCATCACAACGTCGGTGGCTTACCTAAAGACTTGTGCTTCAAGCTGGTTGAACCCCTCCGCAAATTGTTTAAGGACGAAGTGCGGAAGTTGGGCCGCTCCGTTGGTTTACCTGAAGAAATTGTGCAACGGCATCCCTTTCCTGGGCCTGGTCTCGCCATCCGCATCCTAGGAGAAATCACCGAAGAGCGCTTAGAAATTCTCCGTGACGCAGATTTAATTGTGCGTCAAGAAATTAATCGGCGCGGCATTTACCACGATTTCTGGCAAGCCTTTGCTGTATTGCTGCCAGTTCGCAGTGTCGGTGTCATGGGTGACCAAAGAACCTACGCCTACCCCATTGTCCTGCGATTGGTTTCCAGCGAAGATGGCATGACCGCAGACTGGTCTCGCGTTCCCTACGATCTGCTAGAAACCATTTCCAATCGGATTGTGAACGAGGTACCTGGTGTCAATCGGGTAGTTTATGACATTACCTCTAAGCCCCCCGGCACAATCGAGTGGGAATAG
- a CDS encoding cation diffusion facilitator family transporter, with product MVVDNRSQVRKVLLITLVLNLFVMLLKAVVGWSTGSLSLLADALHSVTDSVNNVLGLVASRFSSPEPDRDHPYGHQKFEAVGALGIAAFLGIACFEILQGTAERLLQGSQPVTISASELWLLLAVLGINIFVTFYERAVGQRVNSPILIADAQHTMSDVWVTISVLAGLVGIWAWNLQWLDLVLSFPVAVLVFSSGWSVLRSNLPWLVDEMAIAPEAIHAIAAQVPGVINCHSIASRGVLGRQVFIEMHLIVDAADVETAHQITEALEARLEERYGPARINIHVEPPAYMSNQISYENDLS from the coding sequence ATGGTCGTTGACAACCGTTCACAAGTTCGCAAGGTATTGCTCATTACCTTGGTGCTCAATCTATTTGTGATGCTCTTAAAGGCAGTGGTGGGATGGTCCACAGGTTCGCTGAGCTTGCTGGCTGATGCTTTGCATAGCGTCACAGACAGCGTCAACAATGTTTTGGGATTAGTAGCTAGTCGTTTTTCCTCTCCCGAACCCGATCGCGATCATCCCTATGGTCATCAGAAATTTGAAGCTGTGGGTGCTTTAGGAATTGCAGCTTTTTTGGGGATCGCTTGCTTCGAGATTTTACAAGGAACGGCCGAACGATTACTCCAAGGTAGTCAACCCGTCACAATCTCAGCCTCCGAGTTGTGGCTCTTGCTGGCGGTATTAGGGATCAATATTTTTGTCACTTTTTATGAGCGGGCAGTCGGGCAACGAGTCAACAGCCCCATTCTGATTGCTGATGCCCAACACACCATGAGCGATGTTTGGGTAACGATTAGTGTACTGGCTGGTTTGGTCGGGATTTGGGCTTGGAATCTGCAATGGCTAGACTTGGTGTTGTCGTTTCCAGTAGCGGTTCTAGTATTTAGTAGTGGTTGGTCAGTGTTGCGGTCTAACTTGCCTTGGCTAGTGGATGAAATGGCGATCGCTCCAGAAGCCATTCACGCGATCGCAGCTCAAGTTCCTGGCGTGATCAACTGTCACAGTATTGCTTCAAGAGGAGTCTTAGGTCGGCAAGTCTTCATCGAAATGCATTTGATTGTGGATGCTGCGGATGTTGAAACCGCCCACCAAATTACCGAAGCCCTAGAAGCACGACTCGAAGAACGATATGGTCCAGCGCGAATTAATATTCACGTGGAGCCTCCTGCCTACATGTCTAACCAAATTAGTTACGAAAATGATTTGTCTTAG
- a CDS encoding DUF4327 family protein translates to MIQSIQYSINLIQDEALHLVQQGVVSRQQPIYALCKYIPAREWALVECELERSNFLLRDRIGDLISCESWEND, encoded by the coding sequence ATGATTCAGTCCATTCAATACTCTATTAACTTGATTCAAGATGAAGCGTTGCACCTGGTGCAGCAAGGCGTTGTAAGTCGTCAGCAGCCGATTTATGCCCTGTGCAAATACATTCCAGCCCGTGAATGGGCCTTGGTGGAATGCGAACTAGAGCGCAGCAATTTCTTGCTCAGAGACCGCATTGGAGATCTGATTAGCTGCGAAAGTTGGGAAAACGACTAA